The sequence attacatacagtctgcagttaaagttttcaacacatttattagattcattaactgacctagatttttaccaaacctGGACAGAACCTTCTTACAATCATaggatagtatcaagaggaatatttttaatgattttttgcctcatttttgttgagcctgcgatttacagcaaaagtaggcgagacactgggttccgaggaacccttacaaatttttgaagaaCTGTTCATCATTTCAATTTATGAAAGACATCAGTGACATAACGAATAGCCGATGGAAATGTCATGATATCGTCATATGATGCTGGATAAGCGAATAATGTTTGcagtttttttctaattttttttttcgtatctGCGTGTGATACTAGAAATATCTTTTCATGTAAGAAATAGAACCATAAGAGAAAAGAAAGCAGTTCGTTAACAAggaatgaatattttaaataccaTGGAACAAACATATTATGTCGTTGTTTGTGATAATACAATAATTATGCTGCCATTTTATAAAACAGTCTGTTTGGCCTTGTCATTGTAGGTACCAATCTCTTTTCAAGTGCGAGTTGTCGCAGGTTAAATTTCCGGTGTGGTAGAAAACTGTCATTCTGGAATATGCCAGTTTTTGTCCAATCGTTTGAtgtgagcttttgattttgccatttgattagtgactattcagaaaataaacaacagaatATTCATCAagaatgttttggtttttttctgctcacgttattttagaaaaaggacgagacgtcaTTTGACATATATGTCACCCTTGTTCGTTAATTTTCTGCTCTGAAACGGATGACGTTTATAAAGTTTGAATAGCAGTTGCAAGCTCTTGGAAATGTAAAgcttttattcttatatttttgacCAAATATGTTAATCTAACAACTTTACGGTTAAATACCTGAAGATATGTCGCATATGTATATGTATGCGTGCTTGATTTCATgagaaaaagaatgtcatatTTATCAATATGTGTAACCTATTTTTATTTAGATGTGTTCCATCTACATTACCCGGCGAGGAATATTGTGTTAGTTAGGATAGCGAAAATTGGGGCTAAAACTTGCTTCAATTCCTTGTCAATTATTCTACAAtgttttgtgataaaaaaaaacttcctcATGATAATTATTTTCAAGGTAAAAATTCTGAGAGAAAAACTAACCACAGCaatatttattactttatttaacTTTGATAATAATCAAAAGGATTTAGTAGACACATTGGATGTATGCGTCAAGAACAATATCACTTCCCGAGATCTATACATGTGTGTACATGTGACTTTTAGGAATGCTTTCCAGATGAATATAGTTCAGATAAACCATAGCCTCTATAATTCACATTTTACGTTTTATTTTCCATAACATacataattatacaataaataattcaaataagaaataattcaaatgaatgAGCAAATAACTGCTTTGATAATCAGTACAAACTAATTCATGTTTGTTATTACTTCTTTTTACACTATTAGTTTAAGATGATACAAAATCTTTCTTCTTGTCAATTTGATAACAGCATTGGGATATATTTTAGTTGTTAGTCCGATAAGTACACTGTAGAGAGGAATGAGACATAACTGCCCTGTATAGATTCGTTATTAACATTTAAACCTGCGTGGTGAGATATATCAAGTTTATCTCCTATTGCTACCTCATTAAAATATACACCATATCCTGCTATGCCATTGCTATCATTCGTATGTaagaatttgtttgtttttttttaaatctcaattTGCACATTAATTATAGCCCGTCTCTTAGAACTGTAAATAGCATGTACTTTGGGTGAACCCTCCTCCGACGTTAAGTACTACATTGTCAAATATTAATTGCATTGAATTGACTTTTTGCAACACATCGTTGCATTGTACAGGgtacaaaatattgtttgcataaaaacgacaaaaaatgcaaaaattgaaGAGAGCTAAAGTGGCCAATAGCATAATAGTTGTTTTTCGAATAATCGAATGTTTTGCACATTGGGTGTCTTaattaccggatttgttatcatataagcaacacgacgggtgctacatgtgaagcaggatctgcttacccttccggggcaTCTGTTATCACCACTAGTTtgtggtggggtttgtgttgtttatctttagttttctaggttgtgtcatgtgtactatagtttgtctgtttgtctttttcagttttagccatggcgttgtcagtttattttagatttatgagtttgactgtccctttggtatctttcgtccctcttttttaaatccatatttttttgataatttgtcaaaatgaagTTTATATCATGcttttgtcaaaaatatgataaaaagcaTGGGTCACCGTACTTTTTTCCATTAAAAActggaggtgatctcaggtgcttcagttttacttttattttcagacGCGActtataaaaatgtgttatgGAAATTAAGACCTGTACAAAGaataaaaacacatgaaacatTCAAATCTGTAAAATAACATGAAAGGAAACCAGAAAATATTACTGTTTCCTATTTCTACACTACGGTAGTAAGGATGGGTGAATTTCTGTTTATATTGAACCACGATGAAAGTATCTGAAAACCAATAACCAAAATTGATGAGACCGATGAATAGACATGCATCATGAAACGAGAAATACTGCGATCCTGGAGATGTAATTGTATACTTTGTCATCTGCAAAATGTAAACGGTTTGGAGATACAGGACAATAATtcttaaaatatctttataaatcaAGAAACCTCggtattttatgaaaatggGAAGTATTTGCATCATTAAGGGCAGAATAAAATATCCTGTCGATATGATAAAGCTAAGAATCAACAGAACTTTTCCCATGTCATATGAGGTGTGCTCTTTACGCGGTCTTTGACGTCGCACTGCACGAAAGCATACAGCAAGAGCAAGGAATTGTACAGTATATTCGAGTGTCGTAGTTATGGAGGAAATCCAGAAAAAATTAGTTCCTAAATCCCAGAATAAATTCAACAGTTCAGTAACTAGTTTAGGTAAATATATCATACCACTTATTAGTACCGTACATACAGTTATCCATACTTTCCGTCGAACAGAGACTAGTCTACGCGAAACGCTACTATCGCTTTGTAACAATGTTGTCATTTCTGTTGCGTCTTCAGATTCATTACAGTTCTCTTCTATATTACAGTGTTTATTCGTTGTCCCTGGCCACATTTCAGATAGAAATATTAAACACAGTAGAGGATACTCGGCAAGCATGGGTTCAGTAAAAGGTCTTGCATTTTGAAAAAGATGACCTATGAAAAGAGATGTATTACTTTCTAGGCATCGATCTGTTGTGTTTTCAGGAGAACTTCTTAAAAGATCGTGTTCTCTAGTAGCTTGGTAAACCCATGAGGAAATGTTTGTCACTACAATTATGACTAAACCATACAAGGTAAACAAAGAATTGACGAACTGGTATCTAGAAAAATAATGGACAAAGGATGTCTGTATCAGATAGAAGGAAAGACATGACAC is a genomic window of Mytilus trossulus isolate FHL-02 chromosome 1, PNRI_Mtr1.1.1.hap1, whole genome shotgun sequence containing:
- the LOC134697174 gene encoding uncharacterized protein LOC134697174 encodes the protein MNNVKDWCKSIFILPLTAGNCKSKRDHNHISHDGSIAGLIMLTTLVVVLAEIILMCRSVQETNKRAPDISQQLLTALNCIGILSCISVGVREQIRKRYILNTRSHDKSQSLKLKFLCLFCFGCVVYRTMKIAVHVKCKVYVRIEDSMESTVLYDVSCLSFYLIQTSFVHYFSRYQFVNSLFTLYGLVIIVVTNISSWVYQATREHDLLRSSPENTTDRCLESNTSLFIGHLFQNARPFTEPMLAEYPLLCLIFLSEMWPGTTNKHCNIEENCNESEDATEMTTLLQSDSSVSRRLVSVRRKVWITVCTVLISGMIYLPKLVTELLNLFWDLGTNFFWISSITTTLEYTVQFLALAVCFRAVRRQRPRKEHTSYDMGKVLLILSFIISTGYFILPLMMQILPIFIKYRGFLIYKDILRIIVLYLQTVYILQMTKYTITSPGSQYFSFHDACLFIGLINFGYWFSDTFIVVQYKQKFTHPYYRSVEIGNSNIFWFPFMLFYRFECFMCFYSLYRS